A genomic window from Vanessa atalanta chromosome 7, ilVanAtal1.2, whole genome shotgun sequence includes:
- the LOC125065216 gene encoding larval/pupal cuticle protein H1C-like, giving the protein MRFLIVTVAIFACAAAAPSGALLSTSYSSGIINQGAPWAVARAAPLAIAAAPLAVAHAAPVAVPTISSGDIQAAAIDAHVEAADHARAAVDTVRQINDQAAEIQGRAINAAEDHAWQAVNAAQTAAAQINGAAANASPTIARQIAGPVAPIVAAPVAAYAAPIFAAPAFAARAIAAPLVAAHGVAPVYAGSQSVSTQSLSQTHPIPFAHAPVAYAAHAW; this is encoded by the exons ATGAGATTTCTG aTTGTTACCGTCGCCATCTTCGCTTGCGCCGCAGCTGCGCCATCTGGCGCTCTGCTCTCCACATCTTACTCCAGTGGTATCATCAACCAAGGAGCACCATGGGCCGTCGCTCGCGCTGCACCCTTGGCCATTGCTGCAGCCCCATTGGCTGTAGCTCACGCTGCCCCTGTAGCCGTACCTACCATCTCCTCTGGTGATATTCAGGCTGCTGCAATCGACGCTCACGTTGAAGCCGCCGACCACGCCCGCGCAGCTGTCGATACCGTACGCCAGATAAACGATCAAGCCGCTGAAATCCAAGGCAGAGCCATCAACGCCGCTGAGGACCACGCCTGGCAAGCGGTGAACGCTGCTCAGACCGCTGCTGCTCAAATTAACGGCGCCGCTGCGAACGCATCTCCCACCATCGCTCGCCAGATCGCTGGTCCGGTGGCTCCCATCGTAGCCGCACCTGTCGCTGCGTACGCCGCTCCCATCTTCGCTGCACCAGCTTTCGCCGCTCGCGCTATTGCTGCCCCTCTTGTGGCAGCGCACGGTGTCGCCCCCGTCTACGCTGGCAGCCAATCAGTGTCCACTCAGTCCCTTTCCCAGACTCATCCAATCCCATTCGCCCATGCACCTGTCGCATACGCAGCCCACGCGTGGTAA
- the LOC125065215 gene encoding larval/pupal cuticle protein H1C-like, which produces MRFLIVTVAIFACAAAAPSGALLATSYSSGIINQGAPWAVARAAPLAIAAAPLAVAHAAPVAVPTISSGDIQAAAIDAHVEAADHARAAVDTVRQINDQAAEIQGRAINAAEDHAWQAVNAAQTAAAQIDGAAANASPTIARQIAGPVAPVVAAPVAAYAAPIFAAPAFAARTIAAPLVGAHGVAPVYAGSQSVSTQSLSQTHPIPFAHAPVAYAAHSW; this is translated from the exons ATGAGATTTCTG aTTGTTACCGTCGCCATCTTCGCTTGCGCCGCAGCTGCGCCATCTGGCGCTCTGCTGGCCACATCTTACTCCAGTGGTATCATCAACCAAGGAGCACCATGGGCCGTCGCTCGCGCTGCACCCTTGGCCATTGCTGCAGCCCCATTGGCGGTAGCTCACGCTGCCCCTGTAGCCGTACCTACCATCTCCTCTGGTGATATTCAGGCTGCTGCAATCGACGCTCACGTTGAAGCCGCCGACCACGCCCGCGCAGCTGTCGATACCGTACGCCAGATAAACGATCAAGCCGCTGAAATCCAAGGCAGAGCCATCAACGCCGCTGAGGACCACGCCTGGCAAGCGGTGAACGCTGCTCAGACCGCTGCTGCTCAAATTGACGGCGCCGCTGCGAACGCATCTCCCACCATCGCTCGCCAGATCGCTGGTCCGGTGGCTCCCGTCGTAGCCGCACCTGTCGCTGCGTACGCCGCTCCCATCTTCGCTGCACCAGCTTTCGCCGCTCGCACTATTGCTGCCCCTCTTGTGGGAGCGCACGGTGTCGCCCCCGTCTACGCTGGCAGCCAATCTGTATCCACTCAGTCCCTTTCCCAGACTCATCCAATCCCATTCGCCCATGCACCTGTCGCATACGCTGCCCACTCGTGGTAA